A window of the Candidatus Schekmanbacteria bacterium genome harbors these coding sequences:
- a CDS encoding (2Fe-2S)-binding protein, whose amino-acid sequence MKKILQFTVNGEEVELLVDENETLLSVIREKLNLKGTKEGCGMGECGACTVLLNNIPVNSCLVLALSANGGEITTIEGLAKNGELDPIQEAFIENGAIQCGFCSPGMILMAKSLLEEYENPSDEDIKHYLAGNICRCTGYESIIRAIKDLIQKRKNN is encoded by the coding sequence ATGAAAAAAATTCTACAATTCACAGTCAATGGCGAAGAAGTCGAACTACTTGTTGACGAGAATGAAACACTTCTTTCAGTTATAAGAGAAAAATTAAACCTCAAGGGCACAAAAGAAGGTTGTGGTATGGGTGAATGCGGAGCTTGCACTGTGCTTCTCAATAACATCCCTGTAAATTCCTGCCTTGTGTTGGCTTTATCAGCTAACGGCGGTGAAATAACGACAATTGAAGGACTTGCGAAAAATGGAGAACTTGATCCGATTCAGGAAGCATTCATTGAAAATGGAGCAATTCAATGCGGTTTTTGTTCACCCGGTATGATTCTAATGGCAAAGAGTCTTCTCGAAGAATATGAAAACCCATCTGATGAAGATATAAAACATTATTTAGCAGGGAATATTTGCCGTTGTACGGGTTATGAAAGCATTATTCGTGCAATAAAAGATCTTATTCAAAAGAGAAAAAATAATTAA